The segment atttctTCATGAACCAGCTGtactttataatttacaaataagaTTTCAACGTCATTCGATATATACTTATTGCGGTATTGTTTTGGTTGCGTTTAATCCCTACAATGAATTACCAATATATGGTAATGATACAATTTGGGCATACAGAGGACAGGCAATGGGTGATTTGGAACCACATATATTTGCTGTTGCTGAAGAGGCATATACTAAACTTGAAAGAGAATCACATAATCAAAGTATTATTGTATCTGGTGAATCAGGAGCTGGTAAAACAGTATCAGCAAAATATGCAATGCGTTATTTTGCAACTGTTGGTGGTTCATCAACTGAGACacaaatcgaaaaaaaagtattagcATCATCACCACTTATGGAAGCATTTGGTAATGCTAAAACTACACGtaatgataattcatcaagatttggtaaatttattgaaatacattttaataataaatataatattattggtgcAAGTATTAGAacatatttattagaaaaatcaCGTGTTGTATTTCAAGCGAATGATGAAAgaaattatcatatattttatcaattatgtGAAGcggtaaataaaacaaaaacaatgaaagatcgtttatcaatattacaaattaatgatggaatgaattttaattatttaaatcaaggtaataattattatattgatcgTCTTGATGATTCATTAACATTTCAAGATACAGTTGCTGCACTTGGACGTCTTGgatttgatgaaaaacaacaagatgaagtatttaaaattcttgCTGCAATATTACATAttggtaatattaatattattgaacaaaataatcaaaataataatcaagatacAGATGGttgttttattgataaaaatgataaaagtttaaatatattatcaaatttaattggtattgatatattagaaatgaaaaaatggcTGTGTCATAGAAAAATTGTATCAATGAaagatgaaatattaaaaccaATGAATGTTGAACAAGCAATTGGTGCACGTGATGCATTAGCTAAACATATTTAttctgaattatttaattttattgtatatggtattaatgaatcattaaaaagtaaaaataaatatggttCATTCATTGGTGTATTAGATATATATGGTTTtgaaacatttgaaaaaaattcatttgaacaattttgtataaattatgctaatgaaaaattacaacaacaatttaatcAGCATGTATTTAAACTTGAACaagaagaatatttaaaagaagaaattgaatggacatttattgatttttatgataatcaaccatgtattgatttaattgaaacaaaattaGGTATATTAGATTTACTTGATGAAGAATGTCGTATGCCAAGAGGATCAGATGAATCATGgactgaaaaattatatattaaatgtaataaatcaAAACATTTTGATAAACCAAGATTTGgaacaaattcatttttaattcatcattttgcTGATCTTGTTGAATATGAAACATATggttttttagataaaaatcgTGATACTGTTATTGAAGAACAAATTGATATATTACGTAcaagtgataataaattattgcgtCAATTATTTACTGATTGTTTACCAAAATTAACTGTACCAAAtcaatctaaaattaaaatatcagcaCAAAAACCAATACAACAATCATTGACAATgccaaaacaaaataaaaaaactgttgGTTCACAATTTCGTGATTCATTAAATGCATTAATGTCAACATTAAATGCAACAACACCACATTATGTACGTTGTATTAAACCAAATGATACAAAAGAAGCATTTGAATATAATCCAATACGTGCAATGCAACAATTACGTGCATGTGGAGTATTAGAAACAATTCGTATATCAGCTGCTGGTTTTCCAACTCAAAGaacatattttgaattttttcaacgtTATCGTTGTTTGtgtccatttaaaaaaattcaacgtgATAATTTACGTGAAACATGTcgtataatattatcaatttatattaaaaatgaagataaatttaaatttggtaAAACAAAAGTATTATTTCGTGCTGGACAAGTTgcttatttagaaaaattaagagGTGAAAAACAACGTGATGCATGTATGATGATACAAAAAATGATACGTGGatggatatataaaaatcgttatatatcaattaaaaaatcaatacttGGATTACAACGACATTTAAGAGGTTGTTTAGCTCgtaaaaaagcaaataaaatacGCCATGAACGTGCtgcaattaaaatacaaaaattcatACGTGGATGGCtagttaaaagaaaatatataaatattaaaaaaacaataattggaCTTCAAAGATATTCACGTGGTTATTTAGCACGTAAAAATTATGAAGTACTTAAAGATAATGCAGCAGCATTGACTGTTCAACGTTTTGTACGTGGATATTTAGTTAGACGTGCTTGTcagcaaaaaattaaaaatataattattgtacagTGTACTGtaagaaaatatttagctaaaaaaatatttaaaaatttaaaaaaagaagcaaAAAGTGTTGAACATGTTAAATCACTTAATAAAGgtcttgaaatgaaaataatatcaatgcaacaaaaaataactgaaataaataaagaaaataatgcattaaaaattgtacaaaatgaaaatattgatttaaaattaaaattagataatatgAAAACATatgaaatggaaaataaaaaattaataaatatattaaaattaaaagatattgaattattaaaaatggaagacataataaaaaaagaacaagatgaaaaaatggatttattaaatgaaaatgaaaaattaaaacaaaataaagataatgagtataaaaaactatttgaaGAAACTGAAAAACTTAAGAGAGAATTATCAATTGCAAATGAAAAAGTTAGTACAAATCAAAAAGGTGctgaagaaaatttaaaaacacgtcttgaacaagaaaaagatttattattacttgatcAAGATCAGGATCGTGGTGCTtatcaaaaactattaaaagATTATCAGGAGCTAGAAGAACATGCTGAAATATTAGAACGTAAACTTGCATTACATGTACCAGGTCATGCAAGATCATTATCAAATGCATCAAGTACTGGTACATCACAACAAGCAGGTGATGatcaaaatattgattttggtTATGGTTCAGTAAGATCAAcattgtcatcatcaacagCATATTCACGAGTTGAAACAATTGATTGGAATCAAAGAAGATCAGAAAGTCCTCCCGAAATTGATGgacaaacaacaaaattaccTCAAGATATAAATagtacaaatgaaaatattcgaCAAGCATCAATTGACATTGGACTTGTATTAAAacttcaacaaaaattaaaagatgtTGAAAGTGCTAATGGTCGACTTGTAAGAATGGTTGAAGATCTTGAAAAAGATTATCCAGAAGATTTATTAAGAACACAAGATGCATTCAGACTTCAAGAACTTGAAATGGAAAATtcacaattgaaaaataatttaaatgcacTGAGAAAAACTGTTACTGAAGCTGATACATCAACggtacaacaaaatttaatggaACAATTTGAAGCATTACAAGAAGAACTGGAAAGAAGACGTGAAGAATGTATACAACTTCATAGTGTACTTGCtgataatacaaaaagaatgaaaaatctTGGTTCAAATTATGGTAGAGATGTTGATATTGTCAATGAAGATGGTGAATTAATACTTGCTTTtgaagcacaaaaaaaaattaatcgacAACTTGAAGATGAATTACAAAGTAAAGAAAAAGGCTGGAGAGATCAGAGAAATGAATGGCGTGATGAAATTGATAGACTTCAAgatgaaatacaaaaacaacaaaaattattaagtgtTAATTTGAGTCAAACACCACAAACACAAACTGAGGCATTTTTACAGCATGAAGTTGCTAGATTAACATCTGAAAATTTGGTaagttttgtatttatttaacaaacaaaaaaaaaaatgcaataaaatacttttagtatatatttataatcattgttttttttttttttttctttttctcaggAACTTCAAGAGAGATTTGACAAAGTTTTTGAAGAAAATCAAAAGCTCAAAAAACGATGTCGAATACTTGCAAAACGTCTTCGTGATGCCGGccgtaagtattttttaattattatttatataaaaaatatattttagttgaattttttaatatttattgggacactttttaataaaaaattaatattggttaatttttattactataatcttttatcaaatttttgcaTTCAAAAAGATGAGGATAATGAAACGAGGGATATCCCTGAACCAAAACCACGTCTATTTATGATAACTGGTGCCGGTGAGTCTAAAAGTGTTATCTCTGATTACACTTGACTACAAAACCAGACATCCAGAAAATCAATCATATCATGAATCATtagcttttttatattttatttattagttactTAAAATTGTTCATTTGGCTCAATtagtatcaaaaatatttttattaaaacaaaatgtgttttttttttcaacagtacCAGATAGCTCAGATGCACCATCAAATCAATCGGACAATTCAGctcaatcatcatcaacaataaatggTACTATAATGCCagcaataagaaaaaaagaacGTGAATACGAAGGAATGTTTGAATTCAAAAAAGAACATATAACAGCAATCATACGTAatcttgttgttgatttaaatcCAAAAATAGCAGTAACATTATTACCAGGTTTACCAGCGTACATTATATTCATGTGTATACGTCATACAGATtgtattaatgatgatgaaaaagtacGTGGTTTATTAACATCATATTTAAATGCTGTAAAACgtgtattaaaaaaacgtaGTGGTGATTTTGATTCAGCTGTACTTTGGTTAAGTAATACACTTAAACTACTTCATAATATGAAACAATATTCTGGTGATAAACcatttcaaattgaaaatacaccACGACAAAATGAACAGTGTTTACGTAATTTTGATTTGAGTGAATATCGTGTTGTTCTTAGTAATGTTGCACTTTGGAtatttaatagtaatattatGACAATTTTGAAAGAAAGAATACAAGCATTAACAGTACCAGCAATACTAGAACATGAAGAAATAACTggattaaattcaaataaacctGGTAGACCAAGATCATCATCAATGGGTGAAGAGCCAGAATCAACACAacaaaaaatggataaattatTAGATGAATTATTTGCTGTTCATAAAACCGTATTATATCATGGTGTTGATcctgaaataataatgcagttatttaaacaattattttattttatgtgtgCTGGTGcacttaataatttattattaagaaaTGAATTGTGTCATTGGACAAAGGGTATGCAAATAAGATATAATTTAAGTCATTTAGAACAATGGGCTAGAAATCAGAATTTATCACCGGCTGCTGAAGCATTACAGCCAATTATTCAAGCTGCTCAATTATTACAAGCAAGAAAAACTGATGAAGATGTTAATTCAGTTTGTGAAATGTGCAATAAATTAAGTGctaatcaaattattaaaatattaaatttatatacaccaGCTGATGATTTTGAAACAAGAGTGCCAgttagttttattaaaaaagtacaaGCTAAATTAGACCAACGGCAGGAAAATAATGATcaggtaaaattatatttttttattgattaatttatattatttttcattaattatatttttttattttactttatttttagctACTTATGGATCTGAAATATTCTTATCCGATTCGATTTCCATTTAATCCATCGAACATACGCCTGGAAGACATTGAAATACCAGAAGTTCTACATCTACCTATGCTCAAAAAGGTTTAAGTTTCAACTTAATATTgcaattattgcaaaaaaaaaaaaacagtaatataaaaaaaatatatctactgATTATTTCATAGtgcaaatgaataaaatacattgcacatttatagttttattaatcatgtacaaatttattaatttattttttctataatttattcTGTACTTAAAATCATGGCATGAGTACTTGTTTACattcaaatttgttttaaatgtatGACTTAAAAGAATATGTATAGTAGGATCTATTGGACATGATCAATtccataatttaataatacagcTGTTAGTTAGCTTGCCATTCCTAATTTTTTGAGGTAAAGAATttttatgcattttattttttgtgatattcctggaaattaaaaaaaaaagaataattgctaaaaattaatatcatcgcctaattaaataaaaaatatataataatacataaatgatcttttaggaaaaaaaactgTTAACTGAATGTTGATTACGTTATATACccatcaagaaaataaaaaaatagtaaatattttgttacAAAAGTTTGTATCGATTgggtcaaattattttatgcaagttattaaataattataattctgttaaaatatattaaacaaaatttatgtatacaaaaaagcttctgttatttattcaacatattagaaaaaaaaataaaataatatatcatgtAGACTTTGTGCCATTTAATAATGTAGaaaaattgtacaaattttattttaaattaaaatatcaatctgtgattgattttattgatgcatttaattagttaatatattttacttaaaaattgttaGATTTCATTGAGCATAATAATATtctcttaaataaaaatgacgtttaaaaagaaaaaaaaaaatgtaacgtatattaaagacaaaataaaataaaaacaaatacaaggataaaaatacaaatgaatgaaaaacatttttttttaaatgaatacaattatttattaaatcttacaaatatttttttgacaattgtttttttattaattattgttaagtaataataaaatagtcaaTTACAGTAAGTtgattagaagaaaaaaaaataaccagttAAACTTATTGAGTAATAAGAAGTTGCTaaaatgcaattaaaaaaaaaaaaaaaaaaagaacaattatTCATAACGATCAGCTGGTGAACGAACATCGTCAATTTTGAGAATCATTTTAACTAGCTGAGTagccaataatatttgttgagtTTTGCTCTTTAGTGATTCAATGACATTTTGAACTTTCATGTCACTTGTTCCACAATTCATACAATCAATACCAATTGCTGGATTTTTTGTTGCAAGTTGGGCTGCTTTTGCTTGTGCAAGACTATCAACTGAAGATAGACCAGCATTTTCAGCAAGGGCCATTGGAATTGCTTCAAGTGCATCAGAAAAGGCACGGAATGCATACTGTTCTAATGAGCTAATGCTATTTGCATGTGCTGAACATGCAAGTGCACATGATATTTCAGAAGCACCACCACCATAAACAATACGTTCATCAGTAACAAGATTTCTGACAGCACAAAGTGCATCATGAATTGAACGTTTTGCTTCAGCAACAATCATTTGATTACCACCacgaataaatattgtaactgCTCTTGAATTTTTACATTCTTCGATGACTAACATGCGATCTTTGGTGGTACCAAATGTCAACTCTCTAACAATACCAGCATGTCCAAGTTTATCAGGTGTTAATTCTTCAAATCTTGGAACAATTCTTCCTCCAGTTGCAATGGCAATcaactaaaattttaatcaatattaaattatcatgatgtagctaagaaatcaTGTGAAATAAACACTAAAactaatatttcatttttgtttctcattca is part of the Aphidius gifuensis isolate YNYX2018 linkage group LG1, ASM1490517v1, whole genome shotgun sequence genome and harbors:
- the LOC122849301 gene encoding unconventional myosin-Va isoform X1, encoding MTTRELYVKGGRVWIQHPEKIWEGAVLVEDYQSSNGTLKFCREESNKVDCIEIKTDNDLPPLRNPDILIGENNLTSLSFLHEPAVLYNLQIRFQRHSIYTYCGIVLVAFNPYNELPIYGNDTIWAYRGQAMGDLEPHIFAVAEEAYTKLERESHNQSIIVSGESGAGKTVSAKYAMRYFATVGGSSTETQIEKKVLASSPLMEAFGNAKTTRNDNSSRFGKFIEIHFNNKYNIIGASIRTYLLEKSRVVFQANDERNYHIFYQLCEAVNKTKTMKDRLSILQINDGMNFNYLNQGNNYYIDRLDDSLTFQDTVAALGRLGFDEKQQDEVFKILAAILHIGNINIIEQNNQNNNQDTDGCFIDKNDKSLNILSNLIGIDILEMKKWLCHRKIVSMKDEILKPMNVEQAIGARDALAKHIYSELFNFIVYGINESLKSKNKYGSFIGVLDIYGFETFEKNSFEQFCINYANEKLQQQFNQHVFKLEQEEYLKEEIEWTFIDFYDNQPCIDLIETKLGILDLLDEECRMPRGSDESWTEKLYIKCNKSKHFDKPRFGTNSFLIHHFADLVEYETYGFLDKNRDTVIEEQIDILRTSDNKLLRQLFTDCLPKLTVPNQSKIKISAQKPIQQSLTMPKQNKKTVGSQFRDSLNALMSTLNATTPHYVRCIKPNDTKEAFEYNPIRAMQQLRACGVLETIRISAAGFPTQRTYFEFFQRYRCLCPFKKIQRDNLRETCRIILSIYIKNEDKFKFGKTKVLFRAGQVAYLEKLRGEKQRDACMMIQKMIRGWIYKNRYISIKKSILGLQRHLRGCLARKKANKIRHERAAIKIQKFIRGWLVKRKYINIKKTIIGLQRYSRGYLARKNYEVLKDNAAALTVQRFVRGYLVRRACQQKIKNIIIVQCTVRKYLAKKIFKNLKKEAKSVEHVKSLNKGLEMKIISMQQKITEINKENNALKIVQNENIDLKLKLDNMKTYEMENKKLINILKLKDIELLKMEDIIKKEQDEKMDLLNENEKLKQNKDNEYKKLFEETEKLKRELSIANEKVSTNQKGAEENLKTRLEQEKDLLLLDQDQDRGAYQKLLKDYQELEEHAEILERKLALHVPGHARSLSNASSTGTSQQAGDDQNIDFGYGSVRSTLSSSTAYSRVETIDWNQRRSESPPEIDGQTTKLPQDINSTNENIRQASIDIGLVLKLQQKLKDVESANGRLVRMVEDLEKDYPEDLLRTQDAFRLQELEMENSQLKNNLNALRKTVTEADTSTVQQNLMEQFEALQEELERRREECIQLHSVLADNTKRMKNLGSNYGRDVDIVNEDGELILAFEAQKKINRQLEDELQSKEKGWRDQRNEWRDEIDRLQDEIQKQQKLLSVNLSQTPQTQTEAFLQHEVARLTSENLELQERFDKVFEENQKLKKRCRILAKRLRDAGHEDNETRDIPEPKPRLFMITGAVPDSSDAPSNQSDNSAQSSSTINGTIMPAIRKKEREYEGMFEFKKEHITAIIRNLVVDLNPKIAVTLLPGLPAYIIFMCIRHTDCINDDEKVRGLLTSYLNAVKRVLKKRSGDFDSAVLWLSNTLKLLHNMKQYSGDKPFQIENTPRQNEQCLRNFDLSEYRVVLSNVALWIFNSNIMTILKERIQALTVPAILEHEEITGLNSNKPGRPRSSSMGEEPESTQQKMDKLLDELFAVHKTVLYHGVDPEIIMQLFKQLFYFMCAGALNNLLLRNELCHWTKGMQIRYNLSHLEQWARNQNLSPAAEALQPIIQAAQLLQARKTDEDVNSVCEMCNKLSANQIIKILNLYTPADDFETRVPVSFIKKVQAKLDQRQENNDQLLMDLKYSYPIRFPFNPSNIRLEDIEIPEVLHLPMLKKV
- the LOC122849301 gene encoding unconventional myosin-Va isoform X2 → MTTRELYVKGGRVWIQHPEKIWEGAVLVEDYQSSNGTLKFCREESNKVDCIEIKTDNDLPPLRNPDILIGENNLTSLSFLHEPAVLYNLQIRFQRHSIYTYCGIVLVAFNPYNELPIYGNDTIWAYRGQAMGDLEPHIFAVAEEAYTKLERESHNQSIIVSGESGAGKTVSAKYAMRYFATVGGSSTETQIEKKVLASSPLMEAFGNAKTTRNDNSSRFGKFIEIHFNNKYNIIGASIRTYLLEKSRVVFQANDERNYHIFYQLCEAVNKTKTMKDRLSILQINDGMNFNYLNQGNNYYIDRLDDSLTFQDTVAALGRLGFDEKQQDEVFKILAAILHIGNINIIEQNNQNNNQDTDGCFIDKNDKSLNILSNLIGIDILEMKKWLCHRKIVSMKDEILKPMNVEQAIGARDALAKHIYSELFNFIVYGINESLKSKNKYGSFIGVLDIYGFETFEKNSFEQFCINYANEKLQQQFNQHVFKLEQEEYLKEEIEWTFIDFYDNQPCIDLIETKLGILDLLDEECRMPRGSDESWTEKLYIKCNKSKHFDKPRFGTNSFLIHHFADLVEYETYGFLDKNRDTVIEEQIDILRTSDNKLLRQLFTDCLPKLTVPNQSKIKISAQKPIQQSLTMPKQNKKTVGSQFRDSLNALMSTLNATTPHYVRCIKPNDTKEAFEYNPIRAMQQLRACGVLETIRISAAGFPTQRTYFEFFQRYRCLCPFKKIQRDNLRETCRIILSIYIKNEDKFKFGKTKVLFRAGQVAYLEKLRGEKQRDACMMIQKMIRGWIYKNRYISIKKSILGLQRHLRGCLARKKANKIRHERAAIKIQKFIRGWLVKRKYINIKKTIIGLQRYSRGYLARKNYEVLKDNAAALTVQRFVRGYLVRRACQQKIKNIIIVQCTVRKYLAKKIFKNLKKEAKSVEHVKSLNKGLEMKIISMQQKITEINKENNALKIVQNENIDLKLKLDNMKTYEMENKKLINILKLKDIELLKMEDIIKKEQDEKMDLLNENEKLKQNKDNEYKKLFEETEKLKRELSIANEKVSTNQKGAEENLKTRLEQEKDLLLLDQDQDRGAYQKLLKDYQELEEHAEILERKLALHVPGHARSLSNASSTGTSQQAGDDQNIDFGYGSVRSTLSSSTAYSRVETIDWNQRRSESPPEIDGQTTKLPQDINSTNENIRQASIDIGLVLKLQQKLKDVESANGRLVRMVEDLEKDYPEDLLRTQDAFRLQELEMENSQLKNNLNALRKTVTEADTSTVQQNLMEQFEALQEELERRREECIQLHSVLADNTKRMKNLGSNYGRDVDIVNEDGELILAFEAQKKINRQLEDELQSKEKGWRDQRNEWRDEIDRLQDEIQKQQKLLSVNLSQTPQTQTEAFLQHEVARLTSENLELQERFDKVFEENQKLKKRCRILAKRLRDAGLPDSSDAPSNQSDNSAQSSSTINGTIMPAIRKKEREYEGMFEFKKEHITAIIRNLVVDLNPKIAVTLLPGLPAYIIFMCIRHTDCINDDEKVRGLLTSYLNAVKRVLKKRSGDFDSAVLWLSNTLKLLHNMKQYSGDKPFQIENTPRQNEQCLRNFDLSEYRVVLSNVALWIFNSNIMTILKERIQALTVPAILEHEEITGLNSNKPGRPRSSSMGEEPESTQQKMDKLLDELFAVHKTVLYHGVDPEIIMQLFKQLFYFMCAGALNNLLLRNELCHWTKGMQIRYNLSHLEQWARNQNLSPAAEALQPIIQAAQLLQARKTDEDVNSVCEMCNKLSANQIIKILNLYTPADDFETRVPVSFIKKVQAKLDQRQENNDQLLMDLKYSYPIRFPFNPSNIRLEDIEIPEVLHLPMLKKV
- the LOC122849301 gene encoding unconventional myosin-Va isoform X3, producing MGDLEPHIFAVAEEAYTKLERESHNQSIIVSGESGAGKTVSAKYAMRYFATVGGSSTETQIEKKVLASSPLMEAFGNAKTTRNDNSSRFGKFIEIHFNNKYNIIGASIRTYLLEKSRVVFQANDERNYHIFYQLCEAVNKTKTMKDRLSILQINDGMNFNYLNQGNNYYIDRLDDSLTFQDTVAALGRLGFDEKQQDEVFKILAAILHIGNINIIEQNNQNNNQDTDGCFIDKNDKSLNILSNLIGIDILEMKKWLCHRKIVSMKDEILKPMNVEQAIGARDALAKHIYSELFNFIVYGINESLKSKNKYGSFIGVLDIYGFETFEKNSFEQFCINYANEKLQQQFNQHVFKLEQEEYLKEEIEWTFIDFYDNQPCIDLIETKLGILDLLDEECRMPRGSDESWTEKLYIKCNKSKHFDKPRFGTNSFLIHHFADLVEYETYGFLDKNRDTVIEEQIDILRTSDNKLLRQLFTDCLPKLTVPNQSKIKISAQKPIQQSLTMPKQNKKTVGSQFRDSLNALMSTLNATTPHYVRCIKPNDTKEAFEYNPIRAMQQLRACGVLETIRISAAGFPTQRTYFEFFQRYRCLCPFKKIQRDNLRETCRIILSIYIKNEDKFKFGKTKVLFRAGQVAYLEKLRGEKQRDACMMIQKMIRGWIYKNRYISIKKSILGLQRHLRGCLARKKANKIRHERAAIKIQKFIRGWLVKRKYINIKKTIIGLQRYSRGYLARKNYEVLKDNAAALTVQRFVRGYLVRRACQQKIKNIIIVQCTVRKYLAKKIFKNLKKEAKSVEHVKSLNKGLEMKIISMQQKITEINKENNALKIVQNENIDLKLKLDNMKTYEMENKKLINILKLKDIELLKMEDIIKKEQDEKMDLLNENEKLKQNKDNEYKKLFEETEKLKRELSIANEKVSTNQKGAEENLKTRLEQEKDLLLLDQDQDRGAYQKLLKDYQELEEHAEILERKLALHVPGHARSLSNASSTGTSQQAGDDQNIDFGYGSVRSTLSSSTAYSRVETIDWNQRRSESPPEIDGQTTKLPQDINSTNENIRQASIDIGLVLKLQQKLKDVESANGRLVRMVEDLEKDYPEDLLRTQDAFRLQELEMENSQLKNNLNALRKTVTEADTSTVQQNLMEQFEALQEELERRREECIQLHSVLADNTKRMKNLGSNYGRDVDIVNEDGELILAFEAQKKINRQLEDELQSKEKGWRDQRNEWRDEIDRLQDEIQKQQKLLSVNLSQTPQTQTEAFLQHEVARLTSENLELQERFDKVFEENQKLKKRCRILAKRLRDAGHEDNETRDIPEPKPRLFMITGAVPDSSDAPSNQSDNSAQSSSTINGTIMPAIRKKEREYEGMFEFKKEHITAIIRNLVVDLNPKIAVTLLPGLPAYIIFMCIRHTDCINDDEKVRGLLTSYLNAVKRVLKKRSGDFDSAVLWLSNTLKLLHNMKQYSGDKPFQIENTPRQNEQCLRNFDLSEYRVVLSNVALWIFNSNIMTILKERIQALTVPAILEHEEITGLNSNKPGRPRSSSMGEEPESTQQKMDKLLDELFAVHKTVLYHGVDPEIIMQLFKQLFYFMCAGALNNLLLRNELCHWTKGMQIRYNLSHLEQWARNQNLSPAAEALQPIIQAAQLLQARKTDEDVNSVCEMCNKLSANQIIKILNLYTPADDFETRVPVSFIKKVQAKLDQRQENNDQLLMDLKYSYPIRFPFNPSNIRLEDIEIPEVLHLPMLKKV